A portion of the Acidisarcina polymorpha genome contains these proteins:
- a CDS encoding YdeI/OmpD-associated family protein, with product MNPVKNLNPAVDAYISGIRPFAEPIISHLRELVHQGCPDVEETMKWSRPFFEYRGAIFANMSAFKEHCSFGFWGEEIGAVLREAKVLRADGMGSLGRITSLEDLPADKLMLGWIRQAAAFIDSGQYTSPVAARRKVAKIKPLSKTPPELLAALQKNKQAAAAFSAFSPSCQREYAEWIAEAKRPETRDKRIVTAIEWITEGKQRNWKYQDC from the coding sequence ATGAACCCGGTGAAGAATCTGAACCCAGCCGTTGACGCCTATATTTCGGGGATTCGCCCTTTTGCGGAACCGATTATCAGCCATCTCCGGGAGCTTGTGCACCAGGGCTGTCCCGACGTCGAAGAGACGATGAAGTGGAGCCGCCCTTTTTTTGAGTATCGCGGTGCAATCTTCGCTAATATGTCAGCCTTCAAAGAGCATTGCAGCTTTGGCTTTTGGGGGGAGGAGATCGGTGCGGTGCTGCGTGAGGCCAAGGTTTTACGCGCAGACGGAATGGGATCGCTGGGCCGAATCACCAGCCTGGAGGACCTGCCCGCCGACAAGCTCATGCTTGGCTGGATCCGCCAAGCTGCCGCTTTCATCGACAGTGGTCAATATACGAGCCCGGTTGCGGCGCGGCGCAAGGTCGCGAAGATCAAGCCCCTCAGCAAGACACCTCCGGAACTGCTCGCAGCGCTCCAGAAAAACAAGCAAGCAGCAGCCGCGTTCTCAGCTTTCAGTCCAAGCTGCCAGCGGGAATACGCAGAGTGGATTGCGGAGGCGAAACGCCCGGAGACGCGCGACAAGCGCATCGTCACGGCGATCGAGTGGATCACAGAGGGAAAGCAACGCAATTGGAAATACCAGGATTGCTAA
- a CDS encoding DUF6599 family protein, whose amino-acid sequence MSMHYRHLPKISGLTIAFVFSCTLAGAKPPVKAAAQPSLLPTDFAGWHADPRPVSSPAPETADVANADLLREDGFAQASSATYIRNGDKLNVRAIRFDDASGAYAAYTFYRRPGLPKQEVGYGGVFDGTRVLFWQGSTVVDATFDHLTSMSAAELRELAGTLPKPEGGLGVPPPLPGYLPQASLDSQSSRYALGPIGYVRGGGVLPPSLIDFGRGAEVLTAQYSSRDGDGTLTLIDYPTPQLAADRLRAVAVFLAAGNTAAAQWPSQLTQSSPEALQSRRSGPLVGVTSGSLSADGARKLLSEVNYNADVTWNHPQGYVSEVSKTAKLLVGIITLTAILGGAALLLGVFFGGGRAFYRRLRGKPASTLADADFISLHLRE is encoded by the coding sequence ATGAGTATGCATTACCGCCATCTACCGAAGATATCGGGCCTGACTATTGCCTTCGTATTTTCCTGCACTTTGGCCGGGGCCAAGCCGCCAGTGAAGGCTGCCGCACAACCTTCGCTCCTCCCCACGGACTTTGCTGGCTGGCACGCCGACCCACGGCCGGTGTCAAGCCCAGCCCCCGAGACCGCCGATGTGGCGAATGCCGATCTGCTCAGGGAAGACGGCTTTGCGCAAGCCAGTTCGGCGACCTACATCAGAAATGGCGACAAGCTGAATGTCCGCGCAATCCGTTTTGACGACGCCTCAGGCGCCTATGCGGCATATACCTTCTACCGCCGTCCTGGTCTGCCGAAGCAGGAGGTTGGCTACGGAGGGGTCTTCGACGGAACCCGGGTACTCTTCTGGCAGGGATCGACGGTGGTCGACGCCACCTTCGATCACCTTACTTCCATGTCCGCCGCGGAGCTGCGCGAACTCGCCGGAACTCTTCCGAAACCGGAAGGAGGCCTTGGCGTTCCTCCGCCGCTGCCTGGGTATCTACCTCAAGCCTCGCTAGATAGTCAATCCAGCCGCTACGCCCTGGGACCGATCGGCTATGTCCGCGGAGGAGGGGTCTTACCGCCGTCTCTGATCGACTTTGGCCGGGGGGCCGAGGTGCTGACCGCACAATATTCCAGTCGCGATGGCGACGGCACCCTGACCTTGATCGACTATCCCACTCCGCAGCTCGCGGCCGACCGTCTGCGGGCCGTGGCCGTCTTTCTGGCGGCTGGCAATACTGCGGCTGCCCAATGGCCTAGCCAGCTCACCCAGAGCTCTCCTGAGGCCCTTCAAAGCCGACGCAGCGGTCCGCTGGTGGGTGTCACCAGTGGGTCGCTTTCGGCGGATGGCGCCCGCAAGTTGCTTTCCGAAGTGAATTACAACGCCGATGTCACCTGGAACCATCCACAGGGTTACGTTAGTGAAGTTTCAAAGACCGCCAAACTGCTGGTTGGCATCATTACATTGACAGCAATCCTGGGCGGAGCGGCGTTATTGCTGGGAGTTTTTTTCGGGGGCGGTCGCGCTTTCTACCGCCGCCTGCGCGGAAAGCCTGCGTCGACGCTGGCAGATGCGGATTTCATCAGCCTCCATTTACGGGAATGA
- a CDS encoding alpha-L-arabinofuranosidase C-terminal domain-containing protein — protein sequence MFGSRFASKLLPLALLSLSKSLYAQPAPPVTLNIQADKPIAKVSPTLYGLMTEEINYSYDGGLYAELVNGRAPGPQWDALEHWVAVTEGSAQASISVDPANGPSTALPRCLKVTIKQAGPGEQAGVLNDGYWGIPVRPDTTYQASFYAKTDAPSLGPVKISIVDNQSGRAVASATIPSITSEWKQYSTVLKTGQVSVSATNHLVLSVEHPGTLWLDLVSLFPPTYKDREHGFRIDLMEKLAGMHPAFLRFPGGNYLEGDHIAERFDWKKTIGPWVDRPTHPSPWHYHSSDGMGLLEFLYWCEDLHMQPVLAVYAGYSMMQEHVEPGAALDPYVQDALDEIEYVTGGSDTRWGAIRAKNGHPAPFSLTYVEVGNEDFFDKSGSYDGRYAQFYKAIKQKYPQLQLIATTPVSSIKPDVVDDHYYKKAEEFFADVHHYDGTDRNGPKIFVGEWATREGGPTPNFGAALGDAAWMTGMERNSDIVVMASYAPLLVNVNPGGMQWRTDLIGYDTLTSYGSPSYYAQVMFANHLGKEVVGSTVSGGGPRFFYSATKDEDKGILYLKLVNASSVPQPVDLRLMGAGTIGSTAKLISLSSKTTQDTNTLADPMHIVPTETALTGVKDSFSHTVPPYAIQILEVSLK from the coding sequence ATGTTTGGTTCCCGCTTCGCCAGCAAATTGCTCCCTCTTGCCCTGCTATCGCTAAGCAAATCGCTCTACGCACAACCGGCCCCGCCCGTCACTTTGAATATTCAGGCGGACAAACCGATTGCCAAGGTGAGTCCTACGCTCTACGGCCTCATGACCGAGGAGATTAATTACTCCTATGACGGCGGCCTCTACGCGGAGCTGGTCAACGGCCGCGCTCCAGGGCCGCAATGGGACGCACTCGAACACTGGGTCGCGGTCACCGAAGGAAGCGCGCAGGCCTCCATCAGCGTTGACCCGGCCAACGGTCCCAGCACTGCCCTGCCCCGCTGCCTGAAGGTCACCATCAAGCAGGCGGGTCCCGGCGAACAGGCCGGCGTGCTCAATGATGGCTACTGGGGAATTCCGGTCCGCCCCGACACCACGTATCAGGCTTCGTTCTACGCGAAGACCGATGCGCCTTCGCTCGGCCCGGTCAAAATCAGCATTGTTGATAACCAGAGCGGAAGAGCCGTGGCGAGCGCTACGATTCCATCGATTACTTCGGAGTGGAAACAGTACAGCACAGTTCTAAAAACTGGTCAGGTCTCGGTCTCCGCCACCAATCACCTGGTTTTGTCGGTCGAACATCCGGGCACGCTCTGGCTCGACCTGGTCTCGCTCTTCCCTCCAACTTACAAAGACCGCGAGCACGGGTTCCGGATCGACCTGATGGAGAAGCTCGCGGGCATGCATCCCGCGTTCTTGCGCTTTCCGGGGGGAAATTACCTCGAAGGCGACCATATCGCAGAGCGCTTCGACTGGAAGAAGACCATTGGCCCCTGGGTCGATCGGCCCACCCATCCGAGCCCCTGGCATTACCACTCGTCGGATGGGATGGGTTTGCTGGAATTTTTATATTGGTGCGAAGACCTGCACATGCAGCCGGTGCTGGCCGTCTATGCCGGATATTCGATGATGCAGGAGCACGTCGAACCTGGCGCTGCTCTTGATCCGTACGTTCAGGACGCGCTGGACGAGATCGAATACGTCACCGGCGGCAGCGACACGAGATGGGGCGCAATTCGCGCAAAAAATGGGCATCCTGCGCCGTTTTCGCTGACCTATGTCGAGGTTGGCAACGAAGATTTCTTCGACAAATCGGGCAGCTATGACGGCCGCTATGCTCAATTCTATAAAGCGATCAAGCAGAAGTATCCGCAGCTGCAACTCATCGCCACGACACCGGTCAGCAGCATCAAGCCCGATGTTGTCGACGATCATTATTACAAGAAGGCGGAGGAGTTCTTTGCCGACGTCCACCACTACGATGGGACTGATCGCAATGGTCCTAAGATCTTTGTCGGGGAATGGGCGACGCGCGAAGGCGGCCCCACGCCGAACTTCGGAGCAGCGCTCGGCGATGCTGCGTGGATGACGGGCATGGAGCGCAACAGCGATATTGTGGTCATGGCCAGCTACGCGCCGCTGCTGGTCAATGTCAACCCCGGCGGCATGCAATGGCGTACCGACCTCATCGGCTATGACACCCTTACCAGTTATGGTTCGCCCAGCTACTATGCCCAGGTGATGTTCGCCAATCATCTTGGCAAAGAGGTGGTCGGCTCGACGGTCAGCGGTGGTGGTCCGCGCTTTTTTTACTCCGCAACCAAGGACGAAGACAAAGGGATTCTCTATCTGAAGCTGGTGAATGCATCCTCCGTTCCGCAGCCGGTCGATCTTCGACTCATGGGCGCAGGTACGATCGGATCGACTGCCAAGCTCATTAGCCTGAGTTCTAAAACTACGCAGGACACCAACACTCTTGCCGATCCGATGCACATTGTTCCTACGGAGACGGCCCTTACCGGAGTGAAGGACAGCTTTAGCCACACGGTGCCGCCGTATGCCATCCAGATTCTGGAGGTATCGCTGAAGTAG
- a CDS encoding N-acetylmuramoyl-L-alanine amidase: MRLPNRKITAAEALARAERSSLLLILLALLALPGFGSPTGRPTQSQSPFDRAQRARQALASRPEEQRSKRDYERVLELYRFVYHADPASPKADASVFAVAQLLGEEGRVFNDEKSLHDALGQYEFLRREYPGSRYRPEALFAEADLNLRALDDRPNAKAQLQSFLKQYPHSPFATQAHQDLKDIHTEEQAAKKHGVEPPPALAAGSPRSSTPTAASRRSNTVLTAAMASQSEQAGSSRTDAATRTKATPSTAQSTSTPPPPIRPAAAPSPSLQQPISASPVVPPARIAIETPLPFSPQPVAVSEPRRNARPVSVTGVRHWSTAIYTRVAIDLGDEVQYEAARVPDPDRIFFDLHGAKLSPELIGKSVTVTDDGFLKRIRVAQFSNDVTRIVLDVSDVSDYSAFLLPNPYRLIIDIHGRKPGTANTQIAQAPANQSPVQPTAPASLQNPQRPNSSQPVSQVPSPSKAPPSSKVASSSIPNPVTSTPSRTAPLPTQANRPAAVVVPGDPATSRTEASQDIASLSRQPDRIKATSHPTTAPIAASVAGTTPAAQPDLTKTTPARTAKRGKDKDNTDPNAVTSASIHEADPTAAGGRSMVRALGLKIGRIVVDAGHGGHDSGTLGPDGIQEKDVVLDVSLRLGKLLKQRLGADVIFTRSDDTFIPLETRTAIANKAQADLFVSVHANSSLDASARGVETYYLNFTASPESLELAARENAVSQQSIHQLSDLVKKIALHDKIDESREFASDVQKYLYDGLDQGNPGLKDRGVKQAPFVVLIGANMPSILAEISFLTNPDDARQLRDPSYRQRIAESLYRGVARYVSGLSGVRLAENSGHLPGD, encoded by the coding sequence ATGCGCCTCCCAAACCGCAAGATCACGGCCGCTGAAGCACTCGCCAGGGCGGAGCGATCCTCGCTGCTCCTGATACTGCTTGCGCTGCTGGCACTCCCCGGTTTTGGATCGCCCACCGGCCGGCCGACTCAGTCGCAGTCCCCTTTCGACCGCGCCCAGCGAGCCCGTCAGGCGCTCGCCTCCCGTCCCGAAGAACAGCGCAGCAAGCGAGACTACGAGCGCGTCCTTGAGCTCTACCGCTTTGTCTATCACGCCGACCCTGCTTCACCAAAGGCGGATGCCAGCGTCTTTGCCGTCGCGCAGCTGCTGGGCGAAGAGGGCCGCGTCTTCAATGACGAAAAGTCCCTCCACGATGCGCTCGGCCAGTACGAATTTCTCCGTCGCGAATACCCCGGTAGCCGCTATCGCCCGGAGGCGTTGTTCGCCGAGGCCGATCTCAATCTCAGGGCGCTGGACGATCGCCCCAATGCCAAGGCGCAGCTTCAATCTTTTCTCAAGCAATATCCTCATAGCCCGTTCGCTACCCAGGCCCACCAGGATCTCAAAGACATACACACCGAGGAGCAGGCAGCGAAAAAACACGGCGTCGAGCCGCCGCCCGCGCTCGCCGCGGGATCGCCGCGCTCATCGACGCCGACTGCCGCCTCGAGGCGCTCGAACACCGTGCTCACGGCGGCAATGGCATCTCAGAGCGAGCAGGCCGGGTCCAGCAGGACCGATGCAGCGACGAGGACAAAGGCAACCCCGTCGACCGCGCAGTCCACCTCCACGCCACCGCCTCCGATAAGGCCTGCCGCCGCGCCAAGCCCCTCCCTTCAACAGCCGATTTCCGCTAGCCCGGTTGTGCCTCCAGCAAGAATAGCGATAGAAACACCTCTTCCCTTCTCCCCACAGCCAGTAGCTGTCTCTGAGCCGCGGCGCAATGCCAGGCCGGTCTCGGTCACCGGCGTACGCCATTGGTCGACCGCGATTTACACCCGAGTCGCCATCGATCTTGGCGACGAGGTCCAATACGAAGCTGCCCGCGTGCCCGACCCGGACCGCATCTTTTTTGACCTTCATGGCGCGAAGCTCTCGCCGGAGCTCATCGGAAAATCGGTCACCGTCACCGACGATGGTTTTCTGAAACGCATTCGCGTGGCGCAGTTCTCGAATGACGTGACTCGCATCGTTCTTGACGTCAGCGATGTGAGCGATTACTCGGCCTTCCTGTTGCCAAATCCCTATCGCCTCATTATCGACATCCACGGGCGCAAGCCGGGCACGGCAAACACTCAGATCGCGCAAGCCCCGGCAAATCAAAGCCCGGTCCAACCCACTGCCCCAGCGTCATTGCAAAATCCGCAGCGACCAAATTCTTCCCAACCGGTAAGTCAGGTGCCGTCGCCCTCGAAGGCGCCGCCATCTTCGAAGGTAGCCTCAAGCAGCATCCCAAATCCGGTGACAAGCACTCCGAGTCGCACGGCGCCCTTGCCAACCCAGGCAAATCGACCCGCTGCCGTGGTCGTTCCCGGCGACCCGGCTACATCGCGGACGGAAGCGAGCCAGGACATCGCCTCTCTCAGCCGTCAGCCTGACCGCATCAAGGCGACCAGTCATCCCACAACTGCGCCGATCGCGGCTTCGGTCGCCGGCACCACGCCCGCTGCGCAGCCGGACCTTACGAAAACAACGCCAGCCCGGACCGCCAAGCGCGGCAAAGACAAAGACAATACCGATCCCAATGCCGTAACCTCGGCAAGCATTCACGAGGCCGACCCGACCGCCGCTGGTGGACGTTCCATGGTGCGAGCGTTGGGTCTCAAGATCGGGCGCATCGTCGTCGATGCAGGGCACGGCGGTCACGATTCGGGCACTCTCGGGCCAGACGGCATCCAGGAAAAAGATGTGGTGCTTGACGTTTCGTTGCGGCTCGGAAAGCTGCTCAAGCAGCGCCTCGGCGCCGACGTGATATTCACCCGCAGCGACGACACTTTTATTCCACTCGAAACCAGGACCGCCATCGCCAATAAGGCGCAGGCCGATCTCTTCGTCTCCGTCCATGCCAATTCCAGTTTGGATGCGAGCGCGCGCGGAGTGGAAACTTACTACCTGAATTTCACCGCTTCGCCCGAGTCGCTCGAGTTGGCGGCACGAGAAAACGCGGTATCGCAGCAGTCGATTCATCAACTCTCCGATCTGGTGAAGAAGATCGCTCTCCACGACAAGATCGATGAGTCGCGAGAGTTCGCGTCCGACGTTCAGAAGTATCTCTACGACGGACTGGATCAAGGGAATCCCGGGTTGAAGGACCGCGGGGTCAAGCAGGCTCCGTTTGTGGTGCTGATCGGCGCGAACATGCCATCGATCCTCGCGGAGATTTCCTTCCTGACGAATCCCGACGATGCCCGCCAGCTGCGCGATCCGAGCTATCGGCAGCGCATCGCCGAATCGCTCTACCGCGGTGTCGCCCGTTATGTGAGTGGATTAAGCGGCGTCCGGCTTGCCGAAAACTCCGGCCATCTGCCTGGCGATTGA
- the alaS gene encoding alanine--tRNA ligase — protein sequence MRYMSGSEIREMFLRFFETKGHRRVHSSSLVPHNDPTLLFTNAGMNQFKDVFLGVERRDYSRATTSQKCVRAGGKHNDLENVGFTRRHHTFFEMLGNFSFGDYFKREAIAYAWELVTSDEWFGIPKDKLYVTIFEGADGVPRDDEAEQYWLDVGVPKERIFEMGMKDNFWAMGDTGPCGPCSEIFYDMGIEASETPGKDLPFPQDDARYVEIWNLVFMQFERDSTGTLNLLPKPSIDTGMGLERTAAVLQGVVSNFETDLFTPLIKRAAELTNTADDVGNASLRIIADHARCATFLISDGVLPANEGRGYVLRKILRRGIRHGRLLGQEKPFMRDMVYAVRDEMQSAYPELIENADRVAKVVFAEEQQFARVMEVGSRMLHQELSSLTGDKAFHLYETFGLPLDFMMDAAHDAGIHFDLEGFEQARAAEQARARASWKGGSQKSASPVFRELPKTDFEGYRQLSVEGAEVLAIIKDGIGIQEAKPGEEVEVVLDHTSFYADSGGQVGDIGWLYSDDHNSIVAEVSGATKPVQGVFAHKVLVRQPIRVGDKVDTVVDTNYRNATRRNHTATHLLHAGLREVLGKHVKQAGSLVDDHRLRFDFSHFTAIADEELQEIEDIINKEVLANTGVVTLEDVPIDVAVNEYHAMALFGEKYGEKVRVVKIGDFSTELCGGTHTGATGEIGTIKLLGEGSVSSGVRRVEAITGLGALKEFRRDFAVAQLANQLAPSIELSPAEALRQKIASNEEDLKKLRRELDEARMKSAASSVSSAADQAVEVKGVKVLAQKVGSLDRGQLRVLVDNLRNKLGSGVVVLGSPQEDGKVAIIVGVTKDLTSRLQAGKIIGPVAKQVGGSGGGRPDMAEAGGKDAHQLDSALASVPEVVASLLA from the coding sequence ATGCGATATATGTCCGGCTCTGAAATCCGCGAGATGTTCCTGAGGTTCTTTGAAACCAAAGGGCACCGCCGCGTCCACTCGTCGTCACTCGTCCCCCATAATGACCCGACGCTGCTCTTCACCAACGCGGGCATGAACCAGTTCAAGGACGTCTTCCTCGGCGTCGAGCGGCGCGACTACTCGCGGGCAACGACGTCGCAGAAGTGCGTCCGCGCCGGAGGCAAGCATAACGATCTTGAAAATGTCGGCTTCACCCGCCGCCACCACACGTTTTTCGAGATGCTCGGCAACTTCTCCTTCGGCGACTACTTCAAGCGCGAGGCAATCGCCTACGCCTGGGAACTCGTCACCTCCGACGAATGGTTTGGCATTCCCAAGGACAAGCTCTACGTCACCATCTTCGAGGGCGCCGACGGCGTGCCCCGCGACGACGAAGCCGAGCAGTATTGGCTCGACGTCGGTGTCCCTAAAGAACGCATCTTCGAAATGGGGATGAAGGACAATTTCTGGGCCATGGGAGACACTGGGCCTTGCGGGCCTTGTTCGGAGATCTTCTATGACATGGGGATTGAGGCTTCTGAAACGCCGGGAAAAGACCTGCCATTCCCGCAAGACGATGCCCGTTATGTTGAGATTTGGAATTTGGTTTTTATGCAGTTCGAGCGGGATTCTACTGGGACGCTGAACCTTCTTCCGAAGCCATCGATCGATACAGGCATGGGGCTTGAGCGGACTGCCGCGGTGTTGCAGGGGGTGGTGTCGAATTTTGAAACTGACTTGTTCACTCCGCTTATTAAACGCGCCGCCGAACTGACCAACACCGCGGATGACGTGGGCAACGCTTCGCTGCGAATCATCGCTGACCATGCCCGGTGCGCGACATTTCTGATCTCCGACGGTGTTCTCCCTGCAAACGAAGGACGCGGCTATGTGCTGCGCAAAATTCTTCGCAGAGGGATTCGACACGGTCGGTTGCTCGGGCAAGAAAAGCCGTTCATGCGCGACATGGTCTACGCAGTGCGCGATGAAATGCAATCTGCATATCCGGAGCTGATAGAGAACGCTGATCGGGTTGCAAAGGTAGTCTTTGCGGAAGAGCAGCAGTTCGCTCGGGTCATGGAAGTCGGATCGAGGATGCTGCATCAGGAATTGAGTTCGTTGACCGGCGACAAGGCATTCCACCTCTACGAAACGTTCGGCCTTCCCCTCGATTTCATGATGGATGCCGCCCATGATGCTGGCATCCACTTCGACCTCGAAGGCTTCGAGCAAGCTCGCGCCGCCGAACAAGCCCGCGCCCGCGCCTCCTGGAAAGGTGGCTCGCAAAAATCCGCGAGCCCGGTCTTCCGCGAACTCCCGAAGACCGATTTCGAAGGCTACCGGCAACTCAGTGTCGAAGGCGCCGAAGTCCTCGCCATCATTAAGGATGGCATTGGCATTCAGGAAGCCAAGCCCGGTGAAGAGGTCGAGGTCGTCCTCGATCACACTTCCTTCTACGCCGACTCCGGTGGACAGGTTGGGGACATCGGCTGGCTCTACTCCGACGACCACAACTCCATCGTCGCCGAGGTCAGCGGCGCGACCAAGCCGGTGCAGGGAGTCTTCGCCCACAAGGTGCTCGTCCGTCAGCCGATTCGCGTTGGCGACAAAGTCGACACCGTGGTTGATACAAATTACCGCAACGCCACACGGCGCAACCACACCGCGACCCACCTGCTTCACGCCGGACTGCGCGAGGTCCTCGGCAAGCATGTAAAGCAGGCCGGATCGCTGGTAGACGACCATCGCCTGCGCTTCGACTTCTCGCACTTCACCGCGATCGCCGACGAGGAACTCCAAGAAATCGAAGACATCATTAATAAGGAGGTGCTCGCGAATACTGGCGTCGTCACCCTCGAAGATGTGCCGATCGATGTCGCCGTGAACGAGTATCACGCGATGGCGCTCTTCGGCGAGAAGTATGGCGAGAAGGTGCGGGTGGTCAAGATCGGCGACTTCTCCACTGAGCTTTGCGGAGGCACGCACACTGGCGCGACTGGAGAGATAGGCACCATCAAGCTGCTCGGCGAAGGCTCAGTGTCCTCGGGGGTTCGTCGCGTCGAAGCCATCACCGGATTAGGCGCGCTCAAAGAATTCCGCCGCGACTTCGCGGTCGCGCAGCTGGCCAACCAACTGGCGCCGAGCATTGAACTCTCCCCGGCCGAAGCGCTGCGCCAGAAGATTGCCTCCAACGAAGAGGATCTGAAAAAACTTCGCCGTGAACTCGATGAAGCGCGCATGAAGTCCGCGGCTTCGTCGGTCAGCTCGGCCGCCGACCAGGCAGTCGAGGTTAAGGGCGTGAAAGTCCTCGCGCAAAAAGTTGGTTCGCTCGATCGCGGGCAGCTGCGCGTGCTGGTCGACAACCTTCGTAATAAGCTCGGTTCGGGAGTGGTCGTCCTCGGCTCCCCGCAAGAGGATGGCAAGGTCGCGATCATCGTCGGCGTCACCAAAGACCTTACCAGCAGGCTACAGGCCGGCAAGATCATCGGGCCCGTTGCCAAACAGGTTGGAGGCTCGGGCGGTGGACGCCCAGACATGGCCGAGGCCGGAGGCAAGGATGCCCACCAACTCGACTCGGCTTTGGCAAGCGTGCCGGAGGTAGTCGCGTCGTTGCTGGCTTAG
- a CDS encoding outer membrane beta-barrel protein, with protein MFLVLCSGGICRLSAQAAGSAAVGATLAKANGDQAVSLKDASPDMKTETAAAADPASASAAADASASSSDDAHANPQAPEPNPGTVPPLAGPKAGFFTRWGQAYVADWHGNAPGTDPKLVSPRRGTPPPIFSPPFPATDWPIGGTILIGAPDTQTYPLMQAVNENKSREKWYGWVSIGANGSTNNRGHVPNVPANFPSAYDEYPNTIVLDQFAVYYERIPNEAQQDHFDWGWRIASLYGQDYRFTTSKGMLSQQLLVKGAQYGWDPVMFYLDFYLPHIGEGTNIRVGRYISLPDIEAQLAPNNYSYSHSILYTVDCYTQLGMNWTTKINKHWTVQGGISPGCDVMPWTTDAQVTGNVCVQFTWSNGGDALYTCDNTINKGKYAYNNLTAFYETWYHRINDHWHTDTEAWYQYMRDTPNMYWYNGTDPNTGIQYANTPQTPWPEATNYRPGDGAVNLNFGAICVDPRLPAAQQPAHCYAGEWAITNYVEHNFWKNQASLNIRNEVVDDIKGQRIGTPGIYEEHMVGFNFWAGSTVTFRPEVSFTRYYGKYDLRALNTAPGSAPAHLENGIPQTGKNYAVTLAADLIWHF; from the coding sequence ATGTTTCTCGTACTTTGTTCAGGAGGAATCTGTCGGCTTTCCGCCCAGGCCGCGGGGTCGGCGGCCGTAGGCGCCACACTGGCTAAGGCAAATGGCGACCAGGCAGTGTCGCTAAAGGATGCAAGTCCAGATATGAAGACGGAGACGGCCGCCGCAGCCGATCCTGCGTCTGCATCTGCGGCAGCGGACGCTTCGGCAAGTTCTTCAGATGACGCCCACGCAAATCCCCAGGCACCGGAGCCGAATCCCGGCACAGTGCCGCCGCTGGCTGGTCCAAAGGCTGGATTCTTCACTCGCTGGGGACAAGCCTACGTGGCAGACTGGCATGGGAATGCCCCAGGGACCGATCCAAAGCTGGTGTCGCCGCGCCGCGGTACGCCGCCGCCTATCTTTTCACCGCCCTTTCCGGCAACCGACTGGCCGATCGGCGGCACGATTTTGATCGGCGCTCCGGATACACAGACCTATCCGCTCATGCAGGCGGTAAATGAAAACAAATCGCGCGAGAAATGGTATGGCTGGGTTTCGATCGGAGCCAACGGCTCGACCAACAACCGCGGCCATGTGCCCAATGTCCCCGCGAATTTCCCGTCGGCCTACGACGAATACCCCAACACCATCGTGCTTGACCAGTTTGCGGTCTACTATGAGCGCATCCCTAACGAAGCGCAGCAAGACCACTTCGACTGGGGCTGGCGCATCGCTAGCCTTTATGGACAGGACTATCGCTTCACTACCTCCAAAGGCATGCTGAGCCAGCAGCTGCTGGTCAAGGGCGCGCAGTATGGCTGGGACCCGGTGATGTTCTATCTGGATTTCTATCTGCCTCACATCGGCGAGGGCACCAACATCCGGGTAGGGCGGTATATCTCCCTGCCGGACATTGAAGCACAATTGGCGCCGAACAATTACAGCTACTCTCACTCTATTCTTTACACGGTTGATTGCTATACCCAGCTAGGCATGAACTGGACGACCAAAATCAACAAGCATTGGACGGTGCAAGGCGGCATTTCGCCGGGCTGTGATGTTATGCCCTGGACCACCGACGCCCAGGTGACCGGGAATGTCTGTGTGCAGTTCACCTGGAGCAACGGCGGCGACGCGCTTTATACCTGCGACAACACCATCAACAAAGGTAAGTACGCTTATAACAACTTGACCGCGTTCTATGAGACCTGGTACCACCGCATCAACGACCATTGGCACACTGATACCGAGGCCTGGTATCAGTACATGCGAGATACACCAAACATGTATTGGTATAACGGGACCGATCCAAATACAGGCATTCAGTATGCGAACACTCCGCAGACGCCGTGGCCTGAGGCGACCAACTATCGCCCTGGAGACGGTGCGGTCAACCTCAACTTTGGCGCGATCTGCGTTGACCCGCGCTTACCGGCAGCGCAGCAACCGGCCCACTGCTATGCGGGCGAATGGGCAATCACCAACTACGTTGAGCATAACTTCTGGAAAAACCAGGCTTCGCTCAACATCCGCAACGAAGTGGTGGACGATATCAAGGGCCAGCGTATCGGAACCCCGGGCATCTATGAGGAGCATATGGTTGGCTTCAATTTCTGGGCGGGATCGACGGTAACTTTCCGGCCTGAGGTTAGCTTCACCAGATACTACGGGAAGTACGATTTGAGGGCGCTGAATACGGCCCCAGGATCCGCTCCCGCTCACTTGGAAAACGGAATTCCACAAACCGGCAAGAACTACGCCGTAACTCTTGCTGCGGATCTTATCTGGCACTTCTAA